In the Podospora bellae-mahoneyi strain CBS 112042 chromosome 4, whole genome shotgun sequence genome, one interval contains:
- a CDS encoding hypothetical protein (EggNog:ENOG503NY3S; COG:S), which yields MSAPPRAQRSDQLDPNSQHPSTPSRGDGAASSVFSPAPNPTYAIFSPATLSSTNPSTASAAKRRSTILVHQKSPLLLATPPQITRALAYSHPFLLPLNNVVGLLTWTTGDAWESFLLVAFFWAVVLYGDFLVRATGPLILVLILIMGMYGRRFSPLSSSGWSEPGLGAGDGTGVATDAKGAKTLKKSKSKNLLVDGLPEKNTKTENGTAATPTAGHKRNQSSMSEATNTRHQKTLDEIVETLKEFTARCNILLEPLLELTDFLSTQQTATSATTRPALTTLFVRILLCTPFWFSLTLPPLRIITTRRVILLFGTIILTWHARVMRVTRAILWRSATIRKFLTLITGLQFEIPVKAGATTTATPSADAANTVSSSAVSTKTKSSAAGTINATRHESELTKALRRARGGQDTGVRFTFIIYENQRRWVGLGWTTSLFAYERPAWTDEHNNAVPQRDEFELPEVEDGSNMRWRWVEGSRWKVDGVPDEAVMAEDREKEWDYDGPGGKVGWIYYDNKWQNGRRGQDGWGKWTRRRKWYRDAELVEADTEEAAAAGSDVKSIPSIDLIPTTPGTATTMTVGSPPTTNESKESLALEREEEYDSASLLSTSSRSTSRFIKPSSLRKRVTDASSLSSSHRRSGSRRASGVSGSLGSNSGDYDDAGVGTLQTRLAMQDAGKEEGSWGVGDEVRMGLE from the exons ATGTCGGCCCCCCCTCGCGCCCAGCGCAGCGACCAGCTGGATCCCAACTCACAACACCCGTCCACCCCGTCGCGAGGTGATGGCGCCGCTTCGTCCGTCTTTTCTCCCGCCCCGAATCCCACCTatgccatcttctcccccgcgACCCTGAGCTCGACGAACCCGAGCACCGCCTCGGCcgcgaagaggaggagcacCATCCTCGTTCACCAAAAGTCCCCCCTGCTTCTCGCGACACCCCCCCAAATCACACGCGCCCTTGCGTACAGCCACCCGTTTCTCTTGCCGCTCAACAATGTCGTCGGATTATTGACATGGACAACGGGCGATGCGTGGGAGAGCTTCCTGCTCgtggccttcttctgggCGGTGGTGCTCTACGGGGACTTTCTCGTGCGCGCCACCGGACCTCTGATACTGGTGTTGATCCTCATCATGGGCATGTACGGCCGGCGGTTCAGCCCGCTGAGCAGTAGCGGTTGGAGCGAGCCTGGACTTGGTGCAGGGGATGGTACGGGTGTCGCGACAGATGCAAAGGGTGCCAAGAcgttgaagaagagcaagagcaagaacTTGTTGGTGGATGGACTCCCGGAAAAGAATACCAAGACAGAGAATGGAACCGCGGCGACTCCTACGGCCGGACACAAGAGGAATCAAAGCTCGATGTCGGAGGCGACGAATACACGACATCAAAAGACGTTGGATGAGATTGTTGAGACACTGAAGGAGTTCACAGCTCGGTGTAATATCCTACTGGAACCCTTGTTGGAGTTGACGGATTTCTTGAGCACGCAGCAGACGGCCACGTCAGCCACCACCCGGCCGGCGTTGACGACATTGTTTGTCCGGATTTTGCTCTGCACGCCGTTTTGGTTTTCGCTTACGCTGCCCCCGCTGaggatcatcaccacccgccgGGTGATTCTTCTCTTTGGAACCATTATCCTTACCTGGCATGCTCGAGTGATGCGCGTCACTCGGGCTATCCTCTGGAGAAGCGCCACAATCAGAAAGTTCTTGACGCTTATCACTGGTTTGCAGTTTGAGATACCTGTCAAGGCAGGTGcgacaaccacagcaacaccgTCTGCCGATGCTGCCAACACTGTCAGCAGCAGTGCTGTCTCGACCAAAACTAAAAGTTCGGCAGCTGGCACTATCAATGCTACTCGCCATGAGTCGGAGCTGACCAAGGCCCTGCGCCGAGCCAGAGGGGGCCAGGATACCGGAGTGAGATTTACGTTTATTATCTATGAGAACCAGCGGCGCTGGGTCGGGCTGGGTTGGACGACGAGTTTGTTTGCATATGAGAGGCCGGCGTGGACGGATGAGCATAACAATGCTGTGCCGCAACGGGATGAGTTTGAGCTgcccgaggtggaggacggGAGTAATatgcggtggaggtgggtggaggggagtaGGTGGAAGGTGGATGGGGTGCCGGATGAGGCTGTAATGGCAGAGGATAGGGAAAAGGAGTGGGATTATGATGGGCCCGGAGGGAAGGTGGGGTGGATTTATTATGACAATAAG TGGCAAAACGGTCGGAGGGGCCAAGATGGGTGGGGAAAGTGGACACGCCGACGAAAGTGGTACCGCGATGCTGAGCTTGTCGAGGCAGATACTGAAGAAGCCGCCGCTGCAGGCAGCGATGTGAAGTCTATCCCGTCCATCGATCTCATCCCCACCACACCTGGCACAGCCACAACCATGACGGTGGGAAGCCCGCCGACTACAAACGAAAGCAAGGAGAGCCTGGCGctcgagagggaggaggagtacgaCTCTGCCTCTTTGCTGTCTACGTCTAGCAGGTCGACGTCACGGTTTATCAAGCCCTCTTCactgaggaagagggtgacgGATGCGAGCTCGCTCTCGTCGTCACATAGACGGAGCGGGAGCAGGAGGGCGAGCGGGGTTagtgggagtttggggagtaATTCGGGGGATTATGACGATGCGGGTGTTGGGACTTTGCAGACTAGGCTGGCGATGCAGGATGCgggaaaagaggaggggagttggggggttggggatgaggttaggatggggttggagtga